From a region of the Arachis ipaensis cultivar K30076 chromosome B09, Araip1.1, whole genome shotgun sequence genome:
- the LOC107617496 gene encoding guanine nucleotide-binding protein subunit gamma 2 isoform X1: protein MRMLCFCSVEERLGKTLALVVRHRVIRLSQITSDDLPRKMQSSGPESTSPITNRVQSLSSAETRGKHRVHAEVKRLEQEARFLEEELEQLERMDKASAPCKETLSNVETRPDPLLPTTIGPLNPSWDRWFEGPQESKGCRCWIL, encoded by the exons ATGAGAATGCTCTGCTTTTGTTCAGTGGAGGAGAGACTCGGAAAGACGCTAGCCCTCGTAGTGAGGCACAGAGTTATTAGGCTGTCGCAGATTACAAGTGatgatttg ccTCGGAAAATGCAATCAAGTGGGCCTGAATCAACAAGCCCCATCACAAACCGGGTTCAGTCCTTGTCTTCTGCTGAGACAAGAGGGAAGCATAGGGTACATGCAGAAGTGAAGAGGTTGGAACAAGAAGCAAGGTTCTTAGAG GAAGAGCTTGAACAACTTGAAAGGATGGATAAAGCATCTGCACCATGCAAAGA AACACTCAGTAATGTGGAAACAAGACCCGATCCGTTACTACCAAC AACTATTGGCCCCCTAAATCCTTCATGGGATCGATGGTTTGAAGGCCCTCAAGAATCTAAAGGCTGCAGGTGCTGGATTCTCTGA
- the LOC107617496 gene encoding guanine nucleotide-binding protein subunit gamma 2 isoform X2 translates to MQSSGPESTSPITNRVQSLSSAETRGKHRVHAEVKRLEQEARFLEEELEQLERMDKASAPCKETLSNVETRPDPLLPTTIGPLNPSWDRWFEGPQESKGCRCWIL, encoded by the exons ATGCAATCAAGTGGGCCTGAATCAACAAGCCCCATCACAAACCGGGTTCAGTCCTTGTCTTCTGCTGAGACAAGAGGGAAGCATAGGGTACATGCAGAAGTGAAGAGGTTGGAACAAGAAGCAAGGTTCTTAGAG GAAGAGCTTGAACAACTTGAAAGGATGGATAAAGCATCTGCACCATGCAAAGA AACACTCAGTAATGTGGAAACAAGACCCGATCCGTTACTACCAAC AACTATTGGCCCCCTAAATCCTTCATGGGATCGATGGTTTGAAGGCCCTCAAGAATCTAAAGGCTGCAGGTGCTGGATTCTCTGA
- the LOC107617495 gene encoding ADP-ribosylation factor-like protein 5: protein MGAMASRFWFMLFPAKEYKIVVVGLDNAGKTTTLYKLHLGEVVTTNPTVGSNVEEVVYKNIRFEVWDLGGQERLRTSWATYYRGTHAVIAVIDSSDRARISIMKDELFRLLGHDELQHSIILVFANKQDIKDAMTPAEITDALSLHSIKDHDWHIQACCALTGEGLYDGLGWIAGRVTGKVPT, encoded by the exons ATGGGGGCAATGGCATCGCGGTTCTGGTTCATGTTGTTCCCTGCAAAGGAGTATaagattgttgttgttggtttggaTAATGCTGGGAAGACCACTACCCTTTACAAGTTGCATCTTGGTGAGGTTGTCACTACCAACCCTACTGTTGGTAGCAATGTTGAAGAGGTTGTCTACAAGAACATTCGATTCGAG GTCTGGGATCTCGGCGGACAAGAAAGACTCCGAACATCATGGGCAACATATTACCGAGGAACGCATGCAGTAATTGCTGTGATAGACAGTAGCGATAGAGCGAGGATCTCTATCATGAAAGACGAACTTTTCAGATTGCTGGGGCATGATGAATTGCAGCATTCTATCATTCTTGTCTTCGCTAATAAACAAGATATCAAGGATGCTATGACCCCTGCAGAGATCACTGATGCGCTATCTCTTCACAGTATCAAGGATCATGATTGGCATATACAAGCTTGCTGTGCCCTCACCGGAGAAGGGTTGTATGATGGTCTTGGATGGATCGCCGGCCGAGTAACTGGCAAAGTGCCAACATGA